From a region of the Thermodesulfobacteriota bacterium genome:
- a CDS encoding rhomboid family intramembrane serine protease, translated as MIPIRDINPSSTHPVINNAIIVVCVLVFLTQVTYSGGEEAFLRHYSLIPAEARLLTLFSYMFLHGGFWHLLSNMWFLYIFGDNIENRLGPARYLLFYIGCGLASGLAHLIFNAGSTIPTVGASGAIAGVMGAYLVLFPRAKILTLVPLLFIPMFFEIPAFFLLGLWFVMQLMNAATSSAGAGGVAWWAHVGGFVAGIAVMKLFGASAETSADRYRQVVSRKTTPRLQVIHPAVGGDDPHLYGQIVITPGEASGGTVKTVNIPWGFHSRLYRVNIPAGVSPGTVLRLPGLGKRTADGTAGDLYLKVMIR; from the coding sequence ATGATACCGATTCGAGACATCAACCCCTCCTCCACCCACCCGGTGATCAACAACGCTATTATTGTTGTCTGCGTGCTGGTGTTCCTGACCCAGGTTACCTATAGCGGCGGGGAGGAGGCTTTCCTCCGGCATTACAGTCTGATCCCGGCCGAGGCCCGGCTGTTGACCCTGTTTTCCTATATGTTCCTGCACGGTGGATTCTGGCACCTGCTTTCCAATATGTGGTTTCTGTACATTTTCGGGGATAACATTGAAAACCGGCTGGGACCGGCGAGATACCTGCTGTTTTACATCGGCTGCGGGCTGGCTTCGGGTCTGGCGCACCTGATTTTCAACGCCGGCTCGACCATCCCCACCGTGGGCGCCAGCGGCGCCATCGCGGGCGTCATGGGCGCCTACCTGGTTCTGTTCCCCCGGGCGAAAATCCTGACCCTGGTGCCCCTGTTATTCATCCCCATGTTTTTTGAAATACCGGCTTTTTTCCTGCTGGGCCTGTGGTTTGTCATGCAGTTGATGAACGCCGCCACTTCCAGCGCCGGTGCCGGCGGCGTGGCCTGGTGGGCTCATGTGGGCGGGTTTGTGGCCGGAATCGCGGTAATGAAACTGTTCGGCGCCTCGGCGGAAACGTCCGCCGACCGCTATCGGCAGGTGGTCTCCCGGAAAACGACTCCGCGCCTGCAGGTGATTCATCCGGCCGTGGGCGGCGATGACCCTCACCTCTATGGCCAGATCGTGATTACTCCGGGGGAGGCATCCGGCGGGACAGTCAAGACCGTGAATATCCCCTGGGGCTTCCATTCCCGGCTTTACCGGGTGAACATCCCGGCCGGGGTCAGCCCCGGTACCGTTCTGCGGCTTCCCGGTCTGGGCAAACGGACGGCCGACGGAACGGCCGGTGATTTATATTTGAAGGTAATGATCCGATGA
- the lepA gene encoding translation elongation factor 4 — MKLIRNFSIIAHIDHGKSTLSDRFIQKAGLVSERDFHDQILDSMDIERERGITIKSQTVMLPYQAEDGQRYHLNFVDTPGHVDFSYEVSRAIASCEGALLLIDASQGVEAQTVANLFLAMEHNLEIIPVINKIDLITADVDRTLEQIEDDLGLDSEKALRISAKAGIGIETVLEAIVSRLPPPQGDPEAPLRALIFDSTYDDYRGTIIHCRLFDGTVQAGDEILLMSTGGVYRVEEVGIFQVVRKPVKRLSAGEVGYIIAGIKTVSDTRCGDTITLKNKRCQSAMPGFKQAKPMVFSSLFPIAADDYEALAEAIDKLQLNDASLVYEKTTSAALGFGFRCGFLGLLHLEIVQERLEREYDISMIVTAPSVRYEVIRHDGTSVFIDNPDAYPDPTHIARTREPYIRASIMTPDRYMGAIMTLCLERRGTNTTYHYLTGNRLEMIFELPLAEVVYDFYDRLKTVTQGYGSFDYEVKDYRDADLVKVDILINGEKVDAFSQLVHRGKSVERARQICDRLRDEIPRQMFKIAIQGAIGAQIISRKTISPLRKDVTAKCYGGDISRKRKLLEKQKRGKKRMKTVGKVSIPQSAFLAVLKTDE; from the coding sequence ATGAAACTGATTCGCAACTTTTCCATTATCGCGCATATTGACCACGGCAAGTCCACCCTTAGTGATCGTTTTATCCAGAAGGCGGGGCTGGTTTCCGAAAGAGACTTCCACGACCAGATTCTGGACAGCATGGACATTGAAAGAGAACGGGGCATCACCATCAAGAGCCAGACTGTTATGCTGCCTTACCAGGCTGAAGACGGCCAACGCTATCATTTGAACTTCGTCGATACGCCCGGCCATGTCGATTTTTCCTACGAGGTGTCCCGGGCCATTGCCTCCTGCGAGGGGGCGCTGCTGCTGATCGACGCCAGCCAGGGCGTGGAGGCCCAGACCGTGGCCAACCTTTTTCTGGCCATGGAGCATAATCTGGAGATCATTCCGGTCATCAACAAGATCGATCTGATCACGGCGGACGTTGACCGGACCCTGGAGCAGATCGAGGACGACCTGGGCCTGGATTCCGAAAAGGCCCTGCGCATATCGGCCAAGGCCGGTATCGGCATCGAGACCGTGCTGGAGGCCATCGTCAGCAGGCTGCCGCCGCCCCAGGGCGATCCTGAAGCCCCCCTGCGGGCGTTGATCTTCGATTCCACCTATGATGATTACCGGGGAACCATCATTCACTGCCGCCTGTTCGACGGCACGGTCCAGGCCGGAGACGAGATTCTGCTCATGTCCACCGGCGGGGTATACCGGGTGGAGGAGGTCGGTATTTTCCAGGTGGTCCGCAAGCCGGTCAAACGCCTGTCCGCCGGCGAAGTCGGGTATATCATCGCCGGTATCAAGACCGTCAGCGATACCCGCTGCGGCGACACCATCACCCTCAAAAACAAACGCTGCCAGTCGGCCATGCCCGGGTTCAAGCAGGCCAAGCCCATGGTCTTCTCCTCGCTGTTTCCCATTGCCGCCGACGATTACGAGGCCCTGGCCGAGGCCATCGACAAGCTCCAGCTCAACGACGCCTCCCTGGTCTACGAAAAGACCACCTCCGCCGCCCTCGGTTTCGGGTTCCGCTGCGGATTCCTGGGCCTGCTGCACCTGGAGATCGTGCAGGAACGCCTGGAACGGGAATACGACATCTCCATGATTGTCACGGCGCCGTCGGTGCGCTATGAGGTCATCCGTCATGACGGCACGTCCGTGTTCATCGACAACCCGGACGCCTATCCTGATCCCACCCACATCGCCAGGACCCGGGAACCCTATATCCGGGCCTCCATCATGACGCCGGACCGGTACATGGGCGCCATCATGACCCTGTGCCTGGAACGACGGGGCACCAACACTACCTATCATTATCTGACCGGCAACCGGCTGGAGATGATATTCGAACTGCCGTTAGCGGAAGTGGTCTATGACTTTTACGACCGGCTCAAGACCGTGACCCAGGGGTACGGGTCGTTTGATTACGAGGTCAAGGATTACCGCGACGCCGACCTGGTCAAGGTCGATATCCTGATCAACGGGGAAAAGGTGGACGCTTTCTCGCAACTGGTCCATCGCGGCAAGTCCGTGGAGCGGGCCCGGCAGATTTGCGACCGGCTGCGCGATGAAATCCCCCGGCAGATGTTCAAGATCGCCATCCAGGGAGCCATCGGCGCCCAGATCATTTCCCGCAAGACCATATCGCCCCTGCGAAAAGACGTTACCGCCAAATGCTACGGCGGCGATATCTCCCGCAAGCGCAAGCTGCTGGAGAAACAGAAGCGGGGCAAGAAGCGGATGAAGACCGTGGGCAAGGTGTCCATCCCCCAGTCGGCTTTTCTGGCGGTGCTCAAGACCGACGAGTAG
- a CDS encoding cytidylate kinase-like family protein, whose amino-acid sequence MPIITISRGSYSRGKEVAEKVAARLGYECISRDVLIEASEIFNIPEIRLVRAIHDAPSVLDRFRFGKERYVAFIRAALLRRVQGDNIVYHGLAGHFFLQNIPHVLKVRIIADMEDRVREEMKREGVAADKARDLIQKDDGERRKWSLSLYGIDTADAGLYDMVLSIRTLRVDDVVEAIVDAAGRPCFRNTAESQRILDDLTLAAQVEIALVDEFPRVKVTAADGVVHVYITVGLSRLTSKSESDVIRPVEEIARLIGGAQEVRVHLSHSVMTD is encoded by the coding sequence ATGCCGATTATTACCATATCCAGGGGTTCTTACAGCCGCGGCAAGGAGGTCGCGGAAAAAGTCGCAGCGCGGCTGGGATATGAGTGCATATCCCGTGATGTTCTTATCGAGGCCTCGGAGATCTTCAATATTCCCGAAATCAGGCTGGTGAGGGCAATCCATGACGCGCCTTCGGTTCTGGACCGATTCCGCTTCGGCAAAGAACGGTATGTGGCTTTTATCCGGGCCGCCCTGCTGCGGCGGGTGCAGGGGGACAACATCGTCTATCACGGCCTGGCCGGTCATTTTTTTCTGCAGAACATTCCCCACGTCCTGAAAGTACGGATCATCGCCGACATGGAAGACCGGGTCCGGGAGGAGATGAAGCGGGAGGGGGTTGCTGCCGACAAAGCCCGGGACCTGATTCAGAAGGATGATGGCGAACGCCGGAAATGGAGCCTCAGCCTTTACGGCATCGACACCGCCGATGCCGGCCTGTACGACATGGTTCTGTCCATCAGGACGTTGCGCGTGGATGATGTGGTTGAGGCCATCGTGGATGCCGCCGGTCGGCCGTGTTTCCGGAATACCGCCGAGTCCCAGCGGATTCTGGACGACCTGACCCTGGCCGCCCAGGTGGAGATCGCCCTCGTGGACGAGTTTCCCCGGGTGAAGGTGACGGCGGCCGACGGGGTCGTCCATGTTTATATCACGGTGGGGTTGTCCCGTCTCACCAGCAAGAGCGAAAGCGACGTCATCCGCCCGGTGGAGGAAATCGCCAGGCTGATCGGCGGGGCGCAGGAGGTTAGGGTGCACCTCTCCCACAGCGTCATGACCGATTGA
- a CDS encoding CBS domain-containing protein — MKKYEIKGLMVPLSEYATVSEDATLYDAVVALEKARSNFQSDRYPHRAILVYGRNNKIVGKVGLLDVLKSLEPKYSEMQNRPGARDLGFSKHFMKSMLENFRLLDGAMENLCKKAGGTRVGNIMVKPTEGECVDIDASINEAIHLLVMGHHQSLLVTDHDGDIVGILRLTDIFSVISQNMQACGL, encoded by the coding sequence ATGAAAAAATATGAAATAAAAGGTCTGATGGTGCCGCTTTCGGAGTACGCCACGGTTTCCGAGGATGCCACCCTGTATGACGCAGTTGTCGCTCTGGAAAAGGCCCGGAGTAATTTCCAGTCGGATCGCTATCCCCATCGGGCCATTCTGGTTTACGGCAGGAACAATAAAATTGTCGGAAAAGTAGGGTTGCTGGATGTGCTCAAATCTCTGGAACCGAAATATTCTGAGATGCAGAATCGCCCGGGCGCGAGAGATCTGGGGTTCAGTAAACATTTCATGAAATCCATGCTGGAGAATTTCCGCCTGCTGGACGGGGCCATGGAAAATCTCTGCAAGAAAGCCGGGGGGACGCGGGTCGGCAATATCATGGTCAAGCCTACCGAAGGGGAATGCGTGGATATCGACGCCTCGATCAATGAAGCCATCCACCTGCTGGTCATGGGCCATCATCAGTCCCTGCTGGTGACCGATCATGACGGCGATATCGTTGGCATTCTGCGGCTGACCGACATCTTTTCCGTCATCAGTCAGAATATGCAGGCCTGCGGGCTTTAA
- a CDS encoding SLC13 family permease, giving the protein MGNAQSTEKNWTKIIALFTGLFLFALVYYSPPWFDAVDPDGKHFVLSKEGKGAIAVFLLAGTWWVFEVIPIGVTSLMIGILQVLFFIRPANEALKDFMDPSVLFIFGSLVIGLVFTRTGLTRRLAYKMLIIVGERTSMIYLGCFLVTACLTLIMAHTAVAATIYPLLMAIYSLYGEGDKPTKFGKGLFIGMAYVAGAGSIMTLLGAARGAVAVGFFKDIMHKEIGFFEFSYYQIPIGILMTLLLWGFMMIVCKPEKKTIPGLKEKARELNAELGKITRREIIAALIVAACVISLGAIAVLKSFVPGFKPPDKTAVILLSTVMFFLLKILTVEDLEEVPWNIILLFSGAMSIGFCLWQTGAAQWLAINWLVLFKAANWFVFVMGIAFFVMVMTNFIMNVAAIAISLPVALVIAPYLGVSGEVILFASLMTAGMPFMLLVGAAPNAIAYDSKQFTTGEFFTYGVIASLLLMGMVAFAVLVVWPLMGMPILLPK; this is encoded by the coding sequence ATGGGTAACGCGCAGTCAACGGAAAAGAACTGGACAAAGATCATCGCCCTGTTTACCGGGCTTTTTTTATTCGCCCTGGTCTATTATTCGCCCCCGTGGTTCGACGCCGTGGACCCGGACGGAAAACATTTCGTTTTATCCAAGGAAGGCAAGGGCGCCATCGCTGTTTTCCTGCTGGCCGGCACCTGGTGGGTGTTTGAAGTCATTCCCATCGGCGTTACCAGCCTGATGATCGGCATCCTGCAGGTGCTGTTTTTTATCCGGCCGGCCAACGAAGCCCTCAAGGACTTCATGGACCCGTCGGTCCTGTTTATTTTCGGATCCCTGGTCATCGGTCTGGTCTTTACCCGGACCGGCCTGACCCGGCGGCTGGCCTATAAAATGCTCATCATCGTCGGCGAGCGTACCAGTATGATCTATCTCGGCTGTTTTCTGGTAACGGCCTGCCTTACACTGATCATGGCCCACACGGCCGTGGCCGCCACCATCTATCCCCTGCTGATGGCCATTTACAGCCTGTACGGCGAGGGAGACAAACCCACCAAGTTCGGCAAGGGGTTGTTCATCGGCATGGCCTACGTGGCCGGCGCCGGCAGCATCATGACCCTGCTGGGCGCGGCCCGGGGCGCGGTGGCCGTGGGCTTTTTCAAGGATATCATGCACAAGGAAATCGGGTTCTTTGAATTTTCCTACTATCAGATTCCCATCGGTATCCTGATGACCCTGCTGCTGTGGGGTTTTATGATGATCGTCTGCAAGCCGGAAAAAAAGACCATCCCGGGGCTGAAGGAAAAAGCCCGGGAATTGAACGCGGAACTGGGGAAAATCACCCGCCGGGAAATCATCGCGGCGCTTATCGTGGCGGCCTGCGTTATTTCCCTGGGGGCCATCGCGGTTCTAAAATCGTTTGTACCCGGGTTCAAGCCCCCGGACAAAACCGCCGTCATCCTCCTGTCCACGGTCATGTTCTTCCTGCTCAAGATTCTGACCGTTGAGGACTTGGAAGAAGTTCCCTGGAACATCATTCTGCTTTTTTCCGGCGCCATGAGTATCGGTTTCTGCCTGTGGCAGACCGGAGCAGCCCAGTGGCTGGCCATCAACTGGCTGGTCCTGTTCAAGGCCGCCAACTGGTTCGTGTTCGTCATGGGCATCGCGTTCTTTGTCATGGTCATGACCAACTTCATCATGAACGTGGCGGCCATCGCCATATCATTGCCCGTGGCCCTGGTCATCGCGCCTTACCTGGGGGTATCGGGCGAAGTCATTCTGTTCGCCTCCCTGATGACCGCCGGCATGCCTTTCATGCTGCTGGTGGGCGCGGCCCCCAATGCCATCGCCTATGACTCCAAACAGTTCACAACCGGCGAATTTTTCACTTACGGCGTCATTGCCAGTCTTCTGCTGATGGGCATGGTCGCCTTCGCGGTGCTGGTGGTCTGGCCGCTCATGGGCATGCCGATTCTGCTGCCTAAATAA
- a CDS encoding ATP-binding protein, giving the protein MKTISLSVRIFINISLLLLLTIGMGATTIWFAGRFNGMLQQISQESINLVQASREMATELANQKGYVTYYFLDGDDKWLKELSKHRQSFREWLGKTYAIKHNAEQARLRDRIAGHYNDYLLAKDRVIELYQSGAKHEGEVLHWQVREKYFQLSDLCREYMNLNELQIRRARETSQHHFRQITSVTITLLVCHFILSALLIFNLISHIIIPIQRLSRAAVPDGVCQENGDELNRLKEGVHELLDERDRTRSELAQSKEMLLHSEKMALVGRLAPVVAHSIRNPMTSINMRLFSLQRNLVMTENQKEDFEVVCDEMRRLDNIVQNFLEFSKPHKLKKQRISISRIITTTLELLSYRLDLHNITIRRKQETENLELDADPGLLKEVFVNLVVNACEAMEDGGEIIIVEKEAVAENIGQAIMIEVIDNGPGMSPEMQARAFKPFETTKPDGTGLGLFIVLKIIEEHGGTLTLSSREGQGTTFTITLPGYEKTTA; this is encoded by the coding sequence ATGAAGACGATCAGTCTTTCCGTCCGCATCTTTATAAACATATCCCTGCTGCTTTTGTTGACCATCGGCATGGGCGCTACCACCATCTGGTTCGCCGGCCGGTTCAACGGCATGCTGCAGCAGATTTCCCAGGAATCGATCAATCTGGTCCAGGCCTCACGGGAGATGGCCACGGAACTGGCCAATCAGAAAGGATATGTGACCTATTATTTTCTGGACGGTGACGACAAATGGCTCAAGGAACTGTCCAAACACCGTCAGAGCTTCCGAGAGTGGCTCGGCAAGACCTATGCGATAAAGCACAACGCCGAGCAGGCCCGGCTTCGGGATCGGATCGCCGGCCATTATAATGATTACCTCCTGGCCAAGGACAGGGTCATTGAACTGTATCAGTCCGGCGCCAAGCACGAAGGTGAAGTCCTCCACTGGCAGGTCCGCGAAAAGTACTTTCAGCTTTCCGATCTCTGCCGGGAATACATGAACCTGAACGAGCTTCAGATCCGGAGGGCACGGGAAACCAGTCAGCACCATTTCCGCCAGATCACCTCGGTCACCATCACGCTTCTCGTTTGCCACTTTATCCTTTCAGCCCTGCTGATCTTCAACCTGATCAGTCACATCATCATCCCCATTCAACGCCTCTCCCGGGCAGCAGTTCCCGACGGGGTCTGTCAGGAAAACGGCGATGAACTAAACCGGTTGAAAGAGGGCGTACATGAATTGCTGGACGAACGGGATCGCACCCGCAGTGAGCTGGCTCAGAGCAAGGAAATGCTGCTGCACTCCGAAAAGATGGCTCTGGTCGGCCGGCTGGCGCCGGTTGTGGCTCACAGCATCCGTAACCCCATGACCTCCATCAACATGCGGCTGTTTTCCCTGCAGCGCAATCTGGTCATGACCGAAAATCAGAAAGAGGATTTTGAGGTTGTCTGTGATGAAATGCGCCGGCTTGACAATATCGTGCAGAATTTTCTGGAGTTCTCCAAGCCCCATAAACTCAAAAAACAGCGCATCAGCATTTCCAGAATCATCACCACGACCCTGGAATTGCTCTCTTACCGGCTGGACCTGCACAACATCACCATCCGCCGGAAACAGGAAACGGAAAACCTGGAGCTGGACGCGGATCCCGGACTGCTCAAGGAGGTGTTCGTCAACCTTGTCGTCAACGCCTGTGAAGCCATGGAAGACGGGGGGGAAATCATTATCGTGGAGAAAGAGGCGGTGGCCGAGAACATCGGCCAGGCCATTATGATCGAGGTTATCGATAACGGACCGGGCATGTCTCCGGAAATGCAGGCCCGGGCGTTCAAACCCTTTGAGACCACCAAACCGGACGGCACCGGCCTGGGGCTGTTTATCGTGCTGAAAATCATCGAGGAACACGGCGGTACCTTGACGTTAAGCTCCCGGGAAGGGCAGGGCACCACTTTTACGATTACCCTGCCGGGTTATGAAAAGACGACCGCATGA
- a CDS encoding sigma-54 dependent transcriptional regulator, with amino-acid sequence MNTVLIIDDDDQLRTSFARLLTDEGYTVRIAPSGETGVEEVGREIPDLVVLDVKLPGMTGLETLGRIREIDGTLPVIIMTAYGTTDTAIEATKLGAFDYILKPFDIPFMLKLIQQALEAGHLMRSRVEMDGTPENAPRDVLIGRSPVMQEVYKSIGRVAPTDATVLIQGESGTGKELVARAVYQYSNRSDKPFSVINCVALPETLLESELFGYERGAFTGATTRRIGKIEQANGGTIFLDEIGDMPLSIQAKILRLLQERNIERLGGGKPIAVDVRILAATNRNLEKSIAEGTFREDLYYRLKVVTIHLPPLRDRREDIRLLCDYFMAHFSREMGIENPGITEDAGRIIAAGNWPGNVRELGNTLKKALIFSNGYPIRPEDLSYAISNVREEPPEIATDSIERLSRKWVNSILNSSRYDDKFNFLMDTFTRIVIGETLKITNGNRSQAAKILGLARPTLLSKIDKLNLTTATTVQHDEEDPS; translated from the coding sequence ATGAATACCGTTTTGATTATTGATGACGACGATCAGTTGAGAACGAGTTTCGCCCGGCTGCTGACGGACGAGGGTTATACCGTCAGGATCGCCCCCAGCGGCGAGACCGGTGTCGAGGAGGTCGGTCGGGAGATCCCCGATCTGGTCGTTCTGGACGTCAAACTGCCGGGAATGACCGGCCTGGAGACCCTGGGCCGGATAAGGGAAATCGACGGCACCCTGCCGGTGATCATCATGACCGCCTACGGCACTACCGACACGGCCATTGAGGCCACCAAGCTGGGGGCGTTTGATTACATTCTCAAGCCCTTTGACATCCCCTTTATGCTCAAGCTCATTCAGCAGGCCCTTGAAGCCGGGCACCTGATGCGCAGCCGGGTGGAAATGGACGGGACCCCCGAGAACGCGCCCCGGGACGTCCTTATCGGCCGCAGTCCGGTCATGCAGGAGGTCTACAAATCCATCGGGCGGGTGGCGCCGACTGACGCCACCGTGTTGATCCAGGGGGAATCGGGCACCGGCAAGGAACTGGTGGCCCGGGCGGTATACCAGTACAGCAACCGTTCCGATAAACCGTTTTCAGTGATCAATTGCGTGGCCCTGCCTGAAACGCTCCTGGAAAGCGAGCTGTTCGGCTACGAACGGGGGGCGTTCACGGGCGCGACCACCCGCCGGATCGGAAAGATCGAACAGGCCAACGGCGGTACGATTTTTCTGGATGAAATCGGTGATATGCCCCTTTCCATTCAGGCGAAAATTCTGCGTCTGCTGCAGGAAAGAAATATCGAACGGCTGGGAGGAGGCAAACCTATCGCCGTGGATGTTCGTATTCTGGCCGCCACCAACCGTAATCTGGAAAAGTCCATTGCCGAAGGGACATTCCGTGAAGATCTCTATTACCGGCTCAAGGTCGTCACCATCCACCTCCCGCCGCTGCGGGACCGCCGGGAGGATATTCGGCTGCTGTGCGATTATTTCATGGCCCATTTTTCAAGGGAAATGGGCATTGAAAACCCCGGGATTACTGAAGATGCCGGCCGAATTATCGCCGCCGGCAACTGGCCCGGCAATGTCCGGGAACTGGGCAATACGCTGAAAAAGGCCCTGATCTTCAGCAACGGCTATCCCATCCGCCCGGAGGACCTTTCCTACGCCATTTCAAATGTCCGGGAAGAGCCGCCGGAAATAGCGACCGATTCCATTGAACGACTCAGCCGGAAATGGGTTAACAGTATCTTGAATTCCAGTCGTTATGATGACAAATTCAATTTTTTGATGGATACGTTTACCCGGATCGTGATCGGCGAAACATTGAAAATCACCAATGGCAACCGAAGCCAGGCCGCTAAAATACTGGGCCTGGCCAGACCGACCCTGCTGTCCAAGATCGATAAACTCAATCTGACCACCGCCACCACCGTCCAGCATGACGAAGAGGATCCTTCCTGA
- a CDS encoding response regulator, protein MENKINLLFVDDEEQFLASLTKQLAVRDFNVVAVDRGDKALDAADEMEIDIALVDLKMPGMNGEETLRSLKKKHPWMEIVILTGHGTPDAAADTMLSGAYAYLMKPCRLNELLDVLKSAYKKKVMNKNQIEEKRMNQLLKLSESNSPKDILKRLKEIDRSGP, encoded by the coding sequence ATGGAAAACAAAATCAACCTGTTGTTCGTCGATGACGAGGAGCAGTTTCTGGCTTCTCTGACCAAACAGCTGGCGGTGAGGGATTTTAACGTGGTGGCCGTGGACCGGGGAGACAAGGCTCTGGACGCGGCCGACGAGATGGAAATCGATATCGCCCTGGTTGATCTGAAAATGCCGGGGATGAACGGCGAGGAAACCCTGAGGTCCTTGAAGAAAAAGCATCCCTGGATGGAAATCGTAATCCTCACCGGCCATGGTACCCCTGATGCCGCGGCCGATACCATGCTAAGCGGCGCCTATGCCTATCTCATGAAACCCTGCCGACTGAATGAGCTGTTGGATGTTCTGAAGAGCGCCTATAAAAAAAAGGTGATGAATAAAAATCAGATCGAAGAGAAACGGATGAACCAGTTGCTGAAGCTGTCAGAATCCAATTCTCCAAAAGATATTTTAAAGCGGCTGAAAGAAATCGACCGCTCAGGCCCCTGA
- a CDS encoding response regulator, with product MRGKHIILIADSNIHVRSFLARELNDPDYEIIQAANHIQLFAKVFGNQTPDLIVLDPDIPYISCLDVLRRLLDITPPIPVIVYTYLPEYKDHPLVRKTRGFVEKSGDISALRERIAEALISNGPGPDGGAYHSGR from the coding sequence ATGCGCGGAAAACACATCATACTCATCGCCGATAGCAATATTCATGTGAGGAGTTTTCTGGCCCGGGAGTTGAACGATCCGGATTATGAAATTATCCAGGCGGCTAATCACATACAGTTATTTGCGAAAGTGTTCGGGAACCAGACCCCGGACCTGATCGTCCTTGATCCGGACATACCCTATATCAGTTGCCTGGATGTTCTGCGACGGCTTCTGGATATCACGCCGCCTATCCCGGTAATCGTTTATACCTATCTTCCGGAATATAAGGATCACCCCCTTGTCAGGAAGACCCGCGGGTTCGTGGAAAAGAGCGGAGACATCAGCGCCCTGCGGGAAAGGATAGCCGAGGCTCTGATCTCCAATGGTCCCGGTCCCGACGGGGGGGCTTATCATTCCGGCAGGTGA